Sequence from the Montipora foliosa isolate CH-2021 chromosome 12, ASM3666993v2, whole genome shotgun sequence genome:
CCAATGCATCAACAAGGCTTTCCTTGAGCTCCTAGAGGAATACAGACTGCCCAGTCCACTTTGTCCCTTTCCATTAGAGGATTACCCAGAGTTTCTAGAGGTATCTGAAGAAAGAACTTTTAGATTATTATCAAGCCTTGATCCAGCAAAGGCCCCAGGTCCTGATGGTATTACCAACTGGCTACTAAAGGAATATGCTGAGTCACTCGCCTTTCCCGTGAAAACCATTATCAATGCATAATTTAAGCAACAACGTTTACCTGATACATGGAAATGTGTTGATGTGACACCTTTGCCAAAGAAGCAACCCGTAGAAAACCTAAAGAAAGATCTGATGCCTGTCTCCCTAACACCATGTTTGTCAAAATTTGCTGAGGACTTTGTTGTTTGTGATTTCGTGAAGCCTGCTGCAATCATGAAAGTCCTTGACTCTAACAAGTCTGGTGTAATCCCGAAATCCTCAACTACCATCGTCTTGCTGAGTATGATCCACGATTAGACACTTGGAAGGGGATGGAAATGGATCTACTGTCAGGTCGATCCTTTTCGACtatcgaaaagggtttgatcttATCGACCACCGGATTCTCGTCAACAAGCTATGCAACTTAGAACTACCAACAAGGATTATAAATTGGATTATTATTTCCTCAGTAACCGCTTCCAAAGAACCAAACTAGCATAAGGTTGTTACTCTGAGGGCTCAGTTTCATCAGGCGCCCCTCAGGGAACTAAGTTACGGCCTTGCCTGTTCATTATAATTATCAACGACCTAGTTCTCAGCGACGCCTGTCTGGAAGTATGTGGATGATACGACGACATCAGAGGTTGTCCCAAAAGGTGAAATCAGCGGTGCACAACTTTAGTTATTGCTGATGAAGTAGCTGAGTGGTCACAAAACAACAGAGTTCAGTTAAATCCAGACATATTTAAAGAACTCAGAATGTCATtttcaagaaagaaagaagCATTTGAACAAGTTAAAGTTGGCGAAAAAGATCTAGAAGTAGTAACTAGCGCAAAGTTATTAGGTGTATCTACCTCAAGTGGCTTACGATGGAACGAACATATAAATGAAGTGATAAAGAGAGCATCAAAAAGGTTATATTTTTTGGTTATATCAAAAAGGGCCAAAGTATACCCTGAGAAGATCTGAGGCTGTTCTACACTACATGTATAAGATCTGTATTGGACTATGCCGTTCCAGTGTTTTACTATAAATTCGCTACCATACATAACTTAAGCTTTTCATATTTTATCAAATTTCACCATAACTACTTATAaattttgtatatatatatttgatttttttcatttattttgtatttaataCGCAATCCAGCCTACAGGCCGCTATGTATTATTAATATAGCATCTATCTACCCATCTATCTATcattctatctatctatctcatAACTATCTACTACAAAGCACTATCTATGACGTGAGATTTTTATTACATGCAACActaaaattttcattgaaataattTTCTTAACGCCAGGAGGAGGAGAAAAAAGGCGAAGAGACGCGAGAAAGGCGCCCCTCAAAAAAAGGCCAAATCGGAAAAGCTATTTGAATGTAAAGGATGcgcaattctgattggctcggaaaggcctttacgctatcgttgattggttatacttccacaggTGAAacagctgtacgccattctgactGGCTGCATAGGcttttttcacgtgtgaaaataaagcgtataaatttctacaaatgagctttatagAATAAAATTCTTGTGTTACGTGTAATAAAACATCCTTTGCAGCACTACCCACATTTTTAAGAAAACCACAACAATACCACGAGTGAAGCGAACGTTTTCTAGTCTTGCATGACCACATATGTATGCGTACCTATTTTATGCGTAATTATATAAGGCTCTAACATTGGCACAACAACTCGAAGACATGCTGCCGAGTCCCGTTTTAATAACATTGTTTTTATTAATGAGAAGTTATTCAGGATTAACAGGATTGGTTGATTCGCCGTTATGTACgttttacaaaaaatgaaattgaatcCCTCGAAcatttactttttaattgtaaaatAATAAGACTTATTTCCCTTACTTCACGTTTTCATCATGATAATACGCCGGCGCTGAAATCCCTTCAATGGCTCCCCGTTAAATACAGGATCTTATTTAAGGTTGCTATATTAACATTTAAGATATTGCATAGAACTTGCGACAATAAAAGGGCTATCTAGATATAATCTATAGTCCAACTAACATAGCATCTATTAAGTCAAAAAAGACACAGTGTGATCGGGCAGCTCCAGCAGTATGGAACAAATTGCTGAACAATTTACGTAGCGAAACTAATTTTAGCAAATTTAAATCTTCGCGTAAGACTTAGTTTTTCAATGTAACTTAATTTTAGGATCTTATTAAATACATAGTTTACCCTTAATGTTATTAATGCATAAAAACAGTACTCTTACCTATTTTTTACGCGACTTTGTAATCAATGTATATTAAGGTTATACCATTTTTtaagataattatttttatcGCACATTTGGTTATATTCTTTTAGATATTTGCGCgctataaatttttaaattatcattatcattattgttattattattattattattattattattattattatttaacagaGAAGACTTTATCTTGGTAAACCATCTTATTCTGGTAGCAAAGCTTTGTATTTATTGATGTAAATTAAATGAGTCACCCAGTATATGGATATAGAAGGAGttctagcaatttagcggaATAAGGTAGATTATCATAttaaaaaacgggaaaaatcAAACCATATTTAAGAATAGTTTGATAGTACAATCTATTCTAGAGTCTTCTTTTTCCACTGtggtttttattgtttttggtaTTGTTTTGAATTATTGTAGTACTCACCAGAAAGATCAGCGTCACTTCTCGTTCTCACTACGAGAGCGATGGCGATTAAAGACCAAATTGTTATCGTGAACATTGTGAACTTTCGAGCAAAATGACAGTGCCTGACACAATGAAAGCCTTACCTCACTGGTCTTGTTGCACTTTGCATCAGATTAAAGAGCCTTAATGGATATTCATGTATACGGACAAAGAAAGGTCAAGAGTGCTAATGGATTATTGAATTGTAGGGTACTCGCATCTTATGTAAGAAGCGCAGgttatattttgttatttctcaTGGATGAAGTTGACAGTCTTTACTAtcgttcgatttgaaatcacaagtatgatttcaggccaaaattgcacgacacgaagttcaattaccactttattacatccattaagaaatcacacaattatgtaatcgctaaaatacaggattttagtgaGTACcattattttattgatccagttgggaacaaaagttgctaAATTCGCCACgcaatggtttttttttgtctttcattttcttgcaatttgattggttaccttaaacaagccttgaaatctgattggttgttttgttttagtgttcctttctcattggctggggaaatggtgcgatttagagcaaaaaatagtgcgatttgggaataaattgcACTGCTGAGAACCAATCAggttgcaaggatcaccagtgatttctaaattgatgtaataaatacctcttactaaccgagttcgaggtccgtactgtaagttacggaccgagttttttcccgttgatttatggcccgcgcgcttcgcgcttgggccataaatcaacgggaaaaaacgaggaccCGTAACTTAccgtacggaccgagaaaacgaggttagtaagatatttattatatctctgagattaaccggcgcgcgggcagggaaactagtcaaagtgaaggttcaactgccacaaagaatgccgtgccaaaatcccaaaaactaaatcttcttggctgttaagtttgaaatagttgcttgcaagattcaaacagttttcagtacaagtttatgcaacagaaatgacatgaaaaactcgctagataaTGTTTtgtggaaattttaaatttagcgggctgtacagcgggccgtactgtagaatacggcccgctaatttagccaattacagcgcgcgcactgtctgagagatataattattgttgttgttgacaaGAGGTCGAACAAAATGACAACTATTTTTCCCACCGGCAAGCACAAATCGAGTCTTTCGCTAAAGTTGGAAGGTGATCCCGCTTGCCATTCCGTTACTGTTTAGTCCATGCTCCTGTCTTTCAATGTTTACATATGTATCACTATTACTATAATCTTCTTCCATCTTCCTTTGACAATTTTTGTCGATCAGTAGCATCTGCACACTCATGCAATACCAGGGTTGCTTCTACATCAACCTATTATATCAATACCATCAAAACAAACTATGTTAAATTCAACATTCGCTTTGCAGCTGTAGAAGTTTGGAATCACCCTGAAGAAAGCATTAAACACCTCCCACTTAAaacgtttaaaaacaaaatcaagttAATAAAACATCTTAGTCTTACTGCTCATGagttttcaactggaatttatttatttatttatttttatttatttaattatttatttatttatttatttttccttttcgtcTCTTTTTATCgactaattacatgtaattgatTTACTCATGCCTTAGTGCTAACCTACCTCCTCTATTTAAACATTACTTAGTCTTACTCAGCTCgattagctttttagttatGGTGAGTAAACATTATCTTTTTTGTATTAATATATTGCAAATTATTGtaaactttaactttttttattttggtaatgaagcttgttgttgttttacATACATTTGCTATGTTCAGCCGCGTTTCTGTATTGTTTACAAAGATAATATATGGTCCTTGTGCTGTAATTTGATTGTGGTTTCAAAAAGGCCGAGGTATGTCTTTGTTGAGGATGATCCTATAATCTATGCTTAGTgaatgatgtttttttttttcgttatagTTTAAATTCATAAAACAATTTAGCTCAAATTTCGAGTGTTGCGGTTGAAGACTGTACAGGACGGATTTATCATTGAAGAGAAGCTATGTGagatgtctttttttttggtttcatcCATGCGAATCAACATAGGTCAAAATTCAAAAAGTTGATGTCACATTAACTTAAATGTAACCATAGCAGTATTTCTATGTCatgttacgttttttttttcaagaagcCTTTGCCGGATGAATACTTCACGAGactaatgaaaataaaaaaaaccaactCAATTGGAAAATAATAGCAAAATTGTACGCGTTGTGTttgcggcaaagaaatgcaatgAAATAAAATGTAAAACACAGGTTCATTGAGTGCGCAGCTCAATTGTGGAGCGTTTTCGATGCAGTTGAATTGGACATCTTTAGGGCAAATTTTATaccttttttgtatttttttttcgcatGATTTTTAAGGGCATTTCTATCataatgaccacaaccaggttttctgaacCCGCAAgtctgagcacccccagcaaaccattgttttaacgaaagcCGCTGGTCAGCAagctggttctggtcattgctgtctaagatTAGGGGCTGGGGCTGCGGAGGGGGAGGGGCAGGAGCCTTTAGCCCACACTTTTATCCTACGGTCTTATTTCCTCTTAGACCTCCCCCTcacactcccccccccccccaccccacttTCAAACGTGTTCGGCGGCCCAAGAGGGGTATGTCTATTTTCAAGTTCTCATACTTTGAGATCGGTCACCTTTCTGCTTTCTATCCGATGGTATTTTCGAGCTAATTactatttttttattaataatcATTGTATCGGAGCTTTTTTCCCAATAAGCAAAAATACACGGTCTTGGAACTAACCCATCGCTCCAATTTATGTCAATCTAATCAGTATTTTACCTTGTTTTATATGGCTACGAaatcttggatttcacatgacgtcacggccgccatgttggtgtccccaaacaatgaaatggcggccatgttggtgtcccgatccaatcctccgggaattgaaagctattattatgctaacgtcttcttttgttttcgttgaaaaacatggctgttgatcacgtgagtgataCCCAAGAATACGCAGTTTATTGCATAAACACAAACACCAGAAGGCTGAATAAAGCGATTTAATACAGCGTTTACAAATAATTGGAGTAGCTATTATTCCTGCAGCCAGAATATCCAGGGAATATATCAGCTGGATACGTTGCATTGTGTGGAACGAGTAGCCATTCCAACTCCCACAAATGGACGGCACGCGTCAACGTGCAACTGCTGTTCTTGTCGTTGTTTCCGATGACTGCAATGGATTCAGCATATGTAATCAAACCACTGGTTCGCGACCGGTACACGCAACAACCGGCTGTCCACAGGGAGTTCGGCTGCACGAGACGATGGCGACTTGAAGAACTAGGATAATATTGCTGCAAAGTATgataaaataaatgttcaaAGTAATTAAAAACCGGTCCACAAACAATGTATCTAGGTGGATGATGACCGACGCAGCTCAAAATAAGGAGACAGACCATTTAAAGTGCTTCACCCACCATTCAACGAGCTCAATCAAGGCCTTCGGGCTGCCTTGAGTTcgactttcttttgttgttttcacgTTGACATTTTTCGCCTTATGAAAGTATTTCTTTGATAGTATATTGTCTTCAGTTCAAGCATTTCGTGAGCCTTCGTTTATTGTGCAAATGTTAATTAAGTCAAGTCAGTTTGGTCAAACCCTTGCTTGTCTGCGGCACTCGAACTTTTTAAAGCAAGGATAAAGGCAccagacaaaaaaagcaagccCCCATAAATTAATTTGCGTTGGTAATCAATTATGTGTCCTTATTTAGCAGGAGACGGTTTAGAAATGGGTGGGGGCTTAGCTCCCAGGCAAAGCAAGGCTGAGACTCTTTACCCTGTCTCCTGCCTATCTATTTccaaatctcccattgctgtaGCCTGGAAAAGCCGTTTGTTAGTTATATTATACCAAAGGAGTTTCTCGGCTATATTATTATATTCTAAATTCCTACAATATTCCAGATAAACTTAAAGTAAAGAAGGGGACATTTCTAAAACCTTCGtcaaaaaatattgttaaaattATCAAAGTTTTTACCAAGGTACCGCAGAGAGGCTAGGTggggaaaccaaaaaaaaaaacgcagaaAAAACCGCGGCCAAggaaattttctctttttaaatcTTTTGGGCTCAGCCTCCTATTTTAGTTCCACCCGATATCTTATACTACCCTGTCTGACCCCAAAATCTTCTGCGCGGGCCCTGATGAAAACTCACAATCGGGGTGGGGACTTGAGCGAGTGCACCAGTCGACCGAACGCGAACGCGATAGTCCGACTGCCCAGTAACAAGGTACATTGTGCCACCAGTATCATTTGCGCATCTGTCTTTTGTGTAGCTCGCAATTCTCCCTTCGTACGCCATCCAGCTTCCACTGTTAAAGCTTGTACCGCACTGTGGCACGCAGTTAGTGTAAATAAAAGTAGCCTTCATGAAGGTTTTGTTGAAGGAGTTGATGTGGCAAGGGTTTAAGTGTCCTCGGTGAATATCTGCGGCCCTAGACCCACTATACAGTGAATCGGTGCCTTGATTGGCTATGCCTGAAAGTTTCAAAAGCATTGTTATTTAATTAGTATGACCTGGATTGTGAGTTATAAAATCCATACCGATTTGAAATAGAGGTCACGTTGTGCCGTCTTCCATTTACCCTGCGAACAgctggtttctcctacgcttcccgagaaaGAAacaccactgcgagcaaccgttagtttctttgagtgagccgccgtccagcgccaaggacgaataaattaaatttgaactggtaaaacgagttagtaaacttgttttggcgcttgcgcctgcgttcagctacgtaactgctgcgtttgggtgAGAGtgctgtgtagtgatttcccgcgaaataagacgaCGTGATTGcaaatacatcacgtggggtgtgacgtacttcgcacatgctcgatggatATCAAAcagttgctcgcagtggtttctctctcgggaagggTAGGAGAGACCAACTGCTTGCAGGGTATCCTGCACTCTTCTCAACTTTACTCTTTCTGttgtaaaaacataaaacaaacagcggttacaaacataatgataaagcgcattttacttttgacttgacgtttccTATGCTACGACATACATCtccagaagtgacggttgaacaaattcaaatatgaagCGTATTGTAGGAGCGATCTTTTGAATGAGAGCCATTTCAAGATTCTGAGAAAGTGCCAAGGCAAATTTTAttgtttagtgtttgaaatgctttACGTCAAGAAATTTGAACGTCCAAACGGACTCCATAAGTGCAAAACGGTTTGTTTAACTTGTAAACTACTTTCATTGCTTATTGTTCGTCTTAGTATTTATAGAACTTAgtttttatacatttttgacttgataatgacgttacgGTAAAGTCGAAACGTTGTCGATTTTTATTCAGCTTTTTAGCTGCTTTTTACATCTTAGAATACGTTTTCAGAAATGTTCTGTCGCAATTTTTTCATTGTCAAATTTACGTTTTTTCTAAGTCACTTCTTTTCAATATACGTATGACCTAATAAAACACCCCCCTTTGGCTGCAGTTTTTTGGAGGAATTGAAAATCGCAGCAGAAACAATTCCCGTGCAGACTAGACGTGTGCATGAGTTAATATTTCCGTGAAGGGTAACCTCTGCaggaaaaaaaggctttttttcgGATGGAAGGACTCAAATAAAATGGAATGAAAATTTCGATTCATCAGTCGTGTGGCCTGATCGACTTGTTAATCGAAAATCATAGAGCTAAAATGTTGGAGCAAAACTTCCTTTTTTCTATGTTTGAAGGAGTGAGTATATTTTTGATAATTACGAGCACCTTGGACGACGTAAACACAGAGTTAATTTTAAACCAGCCCATTTTTAAATGCTATCTGTCCTAACCTTGCACTCTCGAAATTCGATGGGATGAAGAAAAACTTAAAAAcacattatttttttccctttttgtacTGAGAAAATTTTTTTCGTTTCACCATATGTTGTTTAAGAATATGCAGAGCAAGTGATTTGTATTAAGATTTAAGCACCGTCTTCTATTCCTTAAAagaattaataatatacatgaaaaaattactcgattctgattggcttagagaAGTGCAGTTCAAAGGTGTGACACAgagcaaaaagtgtaataccagctGTGCAAATTACACAACGGAATTCtgaattatgattggctaataaacaatagggtttggtcagaaccaaccatttcaaatcaagcgcgcaCCCTCGATggcgcagggatggcgcaatttttccctgattgcgtgatacgcgtgcgtttcttctgcttaaccatctcgatttttttcatgtatattattaataagaaatcacatgatttttctcgtgcaatttggaataaataagcacgtgtaaattttttcaaagactagaAATTGCATTcaccctacgggctcgtgcaattttggtcgtctttgaaaaaaattactcgtgcttttttttattccaaattgcactcgagaTTATGTGATTATCGATACAAATAAGACAAAGAAGTTAACTGGGCAAGCTGCTCTCACCCGCGTCATATTTGCATTTATCAAAAACTAAagtacggatatcagatttctagaattttcattggctcgcggacacaggctatcagttcatatacctgctgtacctaatatggtcaaggaacgcgtcagcaaaaAATGAGCTAAAAATacttttgcagctctgagaaaaaatggccgacagaAGCTgatttggaccggaattgagcGAG
This genomic interval carries:
- the LOC137981134 gene encoding uncharacterized protein, which gives rise to MTSCFRSSFLERYPPEDLPLPRSRYRRYICQRRDTSTEQTYSTLFDIYDGIPIYSGYKIYRGEGLRIGTHTRCSATWKTTPGIANQGTDSLYSGSRAADIHRGHLNPCHINSFNKTFMKATFIYTNCVPQCGTSFNSGSWMAYEGRIASYTKDRCANDTGGTMYLVTGQSDYRVRVRSTGALAQVPTPIQYYPSSSSRHRLVQPNSLWTAGCCVYRSRTSGLITYAESIAVIGNNDKNSSCTLTRAVHLWELEWLLVPHNATYPADIFPGYSGCRNNSYSNYL